GCATCGCCTAATTTCATCACGGATCCCTTACCGTATGATTTTTCTAATTTATCTAATGTTAATTGTAGTGCTTTTAATTTTTCTGCGTTTGGATTCATGTCTTTCATCTCTAAATAATAAATATATGTAGCGGCTAATAATCTAATTTTACAATGCTAATAACTTTAGCAAACATATTAATTTTAATTTGATTTATGCAAATAATATTTAAACTATTTTAATAAAATTATCAACATCGCTAATTTCTTTAGTTTTATGAAGCTTTTCAAAGTACTTACACATATAGGTAATTTCGCAAATGTTGCATTTTGGGCTTCTCGCCACGCAAACATATCTGCCATGTAGAATTAACCAATGATGAGCCATTGCAATGGTATGTTCAGGTAAATTTTTCACTAAATCTTTTTCTACAGCTAATGGTGTTTTTCCTGTGGTTAATCCAATTCTATTGGCAACTCTAAAAACGTGAGTGTCTACTGCCATAGCTGGCGCATCGTAAATTACAGATGCAATTACATTTGCAGTTTTACGACCAACCCCTGGCATTTTTTGTAATTGGTCAATGTCTGATGGTACCTGATTGTTAAATTCATTAACCAACATATTTGCCATTCCGACTAAATGTTTGGCCTTGTTATTAGGGTAACTTACACTTCTGATGTAATCGAAAACTATATCAGGTGTAACTTCTGCCAATGCATTTGCATTTGGAAAACGCTGAAAAAGACCTGGAGTTACTTGATTGATTCTTTTATCAGTGCATTGTGCAGAAAGAATAACCGCAACCAATAATTGATAGGGATTGTTATAGTGTAATTCTGTTTCGGCATTAGGTTGTTTGGCAGCAAAGTGCTTTACAAAAAGTTGATAACGTTCTTTTTTTAGCATAGACAAATATAAGGTAACTCTAACTGGAAATAATATATGTCCATTAGAATTATTTGGGCGTTTTAACACGCTGTCCGCTGTATCTTTTTGGCTGTCCTTCGACTACCTGCCTACCGCAGGCAGGCGCTCAGGATGACAGCCAAAAAGGATGCCGCTTCCATCGTTAACGCATTAGCAAATCTCAAAACCGTAGTTTGCTGTCAATTATTAATCTCCTTGATCAAGTTATCGCATTCAGCAAATGAATTATATAAAAACTTGTTTCGATGCTTTTCACCTTGCCCGCTAAAGGAAACGGATTTTTTAATTAAGCCTTGCATCCAGTGTTTCGTTTGTTCGCAGTATAGTTGGTCGTCTGTTTTCAAATAATTGAAAGTATTGAACCTGTTATAACAAGACATACTCCCTTTATAGTCTACTAAATAAGATATACTTCCCAATACATCACAGTTATACCAATTAAAGCTGTGATCTGGATCGATGGTTTTTTTGCTGCTAATGGCATACATGTTCATGTCTGTTAAACAATACCTAACCTGTTCTATAATTTGAATGGCCAAAGTTTTATCGATATAACCTGCTTCAAATGCATATCTAATTTGTTCAATTGTGCCATGAACTGTGTCTTTTGCCCATATTTCTGTGCAAGGAATTTCTAAATAGATTTGATTTAGTTCTTTTGAAAGCGATATGATTTGCTCGTCGAATGCGCTTGGGTCAAACTTGGTTTCAGAATTCATGGCGCTGTCTGACCAAAAAAACAACTTGAAACAAGTGAGTTCTGGATATTTGAAAAAGTGAAATAAAGGAATGTCGTCTGTTGTAATGGTGATGTGCTTTTTAGATCCGCCCTGAATTTGTTTTAAGTTTTTTAATAGGTCTTGCAAGTACAGCAACATGTTAGGCGTTTCTTGGTCTACACTTAAATAATCAAATGTTACAGTTGGTAGCTGGTTAGGTTTGTAAAGAAAAGGAATGCCAAAATGGTCTGAAAGCTTTATGATTTGGTAAATGTTTAACAAACTATTCCCTTTTATCTTTTTATAAGCTTCGTTTACGCTAATTGAAAGTACTTCAGCAACGCTTTGTGCAAGATTTTGGTAAGGTGGAATGGCCGATTTAATTTGTTGGAAGTAATTAATCTGAAAATTTAGCATAAATAATCTCTCTTGAAGTGAAATGTAGGGAAATTAACATCTCTTTAAGTTAATATAAGCCAAGATACAATTTTTAACGATAAGATATCCAGTTCTTTTTCATAAAATTATCTTTTAAAGTTAAGTATTTAGTGTCTGGTATTTTTTAAGGTTTATTCTTCAGTTTTTCGTGTTATACTTTTGGTTAACATTTTAAATCAGGAGTTATGAAAACGAAAATATTAACCATTAGCGTAATCGTATTACTGTTAATTGAAACTAATTCATTTTGCCAAATTCGAGATTTTACTGGATTCAATAATCTTTACCTAGGTTTTGAAGTAGGTAAATCTAAAACCTATGATAACTATGTGAATGTTGGAATTTGGGCCCAATACGACCATAATTATCTTAAAATTGCTATAAGCGATGCTCGAGATAATAGAAGTGAAGAACAAAAATTGTTGAAAGGTGAAGATGACGAAAGCCATATTACCACACCAGGCTTGGCAGACTTTGGTTTAATTTACGGTAAAACTTATACGCTATTAAAACGTCACCAATTTCAATTTGGAACTGGTGTTTCGGTCGTTGCCAGAACGGTGCCAGACGAGGAATTCAATCGAACTAAACAGCCTTATTATTTACCTCGTTTTGATGAAGAAATCGCCATTGGCTTACCAGCTGAATTGAGATATAGTTTTCAGATTAAAAAAGGGGTTGGCATAAATGCATCTTGGAGAGGAAATGCAAACGGAGTTAAAAGCTATGGAAACTTTTCTTTTGGCGCTTCACTAGGTATGTTCTAGTGCTTCAATTAATCAAATATTCAAGTTTATGAATGTAATTAGTAGAAGATATTTTTTAAAAACAGGATTTAAAATAACATCAGTCGCTGTCTTATTAAATCCTGTTAAGGAGTTGTTTGGCGCTTCGAAACAAATATTTCCTGCTTGGGAGGAACTAGTCGATTATGCTCGTTGGTGCCCCAATGTCCATAATCTGCAGCCGCACAAAATAAAAGTTGTATCCGATACCGAAGCACTACTCTATTACGACCCAGCTAGGTTGCTTCCAATTGGCGACCCCAATTGCATTTTTGTAACCGTAGTTATGGGTATTTTTATTGAATATCTTTCAATTGCTGCCAGTAACCATAATGCGAAAGTTGAAATAGCTCAGGTATTTGACCCGATAAACCTCAATGCGGACGGATATACAAAGTTCGCAAAGCTAAAACTGGTTCCCGCCAATAATAATGAAGTAATTGATAGGGAGTTAATTTTAAAGAGGAAGACTTCAAGGTCACACTATAACGGCTTGCCAGTTGACAAAACCGTATTAGAAAAGATTAAAATTCAAGCTAACGAGCTTAACCATAATTTCTTTTATTCTAATGATGAAAATTTAATAGATTTCATTGTAGGCCTTAATCAAGAAACGTTATTTGAGGATATAAATTCAAGTGCGAACCGAAAAGAGCTTGACCACTTATTCAGATATAGTAAAGAAGAGGCACAGGATAAAAAGGATGGACTTTGGTCCAGATGTATGGGCTTTCCTGGAATTCTAATGAAGTCAGTTTTTCGTCAGCCAGAAAGATGGGCAGAGGGCATTAAGAAAAAAGTACTAGCTAATTATTATAAAGCATCATTTAATGGAACTGCAACAATCGGTTGGTTTTCTGGCAATTTTTCCGATACGGCCGATTGGCTAAATGCAGGAAAAATGCTGGGGAGAAATTGGTTGCTCATCACGAAAGAAAACACCTACATCCAACCATTTGGGTCGCTAATTACAAATGTTTCTGCTTATAAAAAAATCAATGAAAAATTGAGCCTAGCTGATGATGATAAGAAAATTTGGATGGTATTTAGGATAGGTTGCAGCAAAGAGCCCACTAGAAGTTTTAGACTAAGTACTGAGGAAATAATTATTAAATAGAATGATGAGACACGTGTTCATTTTGTGCTATGTTAAGTTGCTAAATTGTAGTAGAACTTTGCTTATGCACTCAGATTTTACGATGAAGTTGTTGTATCTGTCTGGCTTCAATAAGCTCAGGCTTTTTAATGGAAAGGCCAAAGGTTACGCAGAATTTATCAATGCAAAAAAACGTGTTCCAGCATATGCTGATTTTTTAGATTCACAAGAATTTTCTTACCCATCATTTAACGGGCTCGTTCCAAATCTTTCTGAAATACCGCTCATGGATAAGGTCAATTATATTAAAAAATATAAATTGGAAGAACGATGCCTGAATGGTAAAATTCCTAATAAAAATGTAGTTATTGATGAATCTTCCGGTAGCAGTGGTACAGCAACTAATTGGGCAAGAGGGAGATATGAGCGTCAAGTTAATGCCAAAATGATTGCGTTTGGGATGCGCAGTTTATTTGGAGATTCCCCTGTATTTATCATTAATGCTTTTGCATTAGGCGCTTGGGCCACGGGTGTTAACATAACGATGAGCTGTGTGAAGTTTGCCAAAATAAAATCGACGGGGCCAGATAAAATTAAGATAGCGCATACCATTAACGACTTCGGGAAAAATCACCAATATATTATAATGGGTTATCCACCTTTTTTAAAATCATTAGTGGATGAGGTAAATATAGATTGGCGGGAATTAGATGTTTCCTTTATATTGGGCGGAGAGTCTATGGCAGAGGAAATGAGAGATTATTTGATAAAAAAAGGCATCAAGAAGATTTACAGTTCACTTGGCGCATCAGACTTGGAGTTAAATTTAGCCGCAGAAAATGATTTCACAATTTCATTGAGAAGGTTATTGCGTTCAAACGAGTTATTGCGAAAAAGGATTTTAAATTACGATGGAGCAATGCCTATGGTCTTTCAATATAACCCAGCGGATTTTTTAATTGATGTGCGAGAGAATGGAGAGCTTGTTTTTACAATTTGTAGGTCAGGGTACATTTCGCCTAAAATTAACTACAATATATATGACAAGGGGCATGTTTTGCAGTATCAAGAACTATTAGCTATTTGCAAAGAACTGAATATTGACGAAGGTCAATTGATAAAATCAAAAACCGATTTGCCTATTCTTTTTCATTATGGTAGGGCAGATATGACTGTTTCTTTTTATGGGGCTAATATCAGTCCTGTTGATATTCAAGAAGTTATTTATAGTTTGCCAAAACTGGTAGAAACTGTTCATTCTTTTCATATACAAACGCTAGAAGATGAGCAAGGTGACAAAGGTTTAGTGATAGCTCTGGAAACTAATGAGCGAAAGGGAGCTTTGGATGCTAATGTTCCGGAACTGCAGCAGGCATTCTTTAATAACCTTGCCAACATCAATCAAGATTTTAGGGAAGCTAGAAAAATGCTGTCTTCTGTTAACCAAATCCAAATTGTTTTTTATGCTTTTGCGGAAGGGCCATTTAGCGATGCCGATATTAGGATTAAAGCAAAATATGTAGACTAGCTATTATTAAACGCTTAATTCCGCCTTTAATTTAACCTTAGCAGGATGATGACTTCTAATCAGCCAAAATGCAAACATAGCGCCAATCATTGCCATTAATGCGCCAACTAGTGCTGGCCAAGTATAATCGAAACCATAAACTAAAGGTAGTCCACCGAAGAAGGCACCTAAGGCATTACCAATATTAAAACTAGCCTGACTAGCAGATGCCGCCAACATTTCTGAGCCTTTTGCAGAAGTAATCATTAACATTTGAATAGGTGCGGCAAGGGCGAAGGAAACAGCGCCTGTTATAAATGTCATTATTAATGCAAGTACAGGATTGAATGAAGTATAGTGAACAATTATGAGTGTAATCACCATCGTTAACAATAAAGCAACTGATGCCTTGGCTGGAGAAAATTTATCAGCTAAATAACCACCAATGAAATTGCCACAAAGCATGCCCAGTCCAGCTAACATAATTATATAAGTAACGCTGTTTGCAGAAAAACCAGCAACATCTGTCATCAGTGGAGCAATGTAGCTATACCATGTAAACAGACCGCCTGTACCAATAGAAATCATAATGATGATTAACCAAGCTTCTTGTTTTTTAAAGAAACCAAGTTCTGCTTTTAGATCTCTGTTTTTATTTGCTGGCAAAGCTGGGAGCCATTGTTTAAGACTGATTAGGGTTATGATTCCAACTATGGCTACAACTGCAAATGAAAAGCGCCAAGAAAAATTATGACCGATAAAAGTACCAAGTGGAACGCCCAAAACATTCGCAATAGTTAAACCAGCAAACATCATAGAGACTGCTTGAGCTGCCTTGCCCTTTTCTGCAATACGGCTAGCCACAACAGAACCCACGCCGAAAAAAGCACCGTGTGGTAAGCCAGATAATAATCTTGAAATAAATAATAAGCTAAAGTTTGGAGCAAATGCCGATAAAGCATTAAAAGCTGTGAACATAATCATCAGCGCAATTAATATTTTTTTAGGTGGAAATTTACCAGCTGCCATTACCAATAGAGGAGCTCCAATGACTACGCCAAGCGCATAAGCAGAAATTAAGTAACCAGCTTGAGGAATGGTTACGTTTAAATCCTTTGCAATGTCTGGTAGCAGACCCATCATTACAAATTCTGTAATACCAATGCCTAAACCGCCTAATGTTAATGGAAGCAAACTCTTTTTCATGTCACTTAGTGTTAAAATTACACTAAGCAAAGGTAGGAGATTTAAAGAAAGAGAAAGTCAGAATGTGGTAATAAAAAAATCCCGCTAGCCAAGGGTTAACGGGATTTTGGTTTTGTAATTTTTAAGTTGATTTATTCAATATCTTTTAGCCAATTATCAAGGTCTTTATCACTAATGTCAGATTGCTCAGATTTATCATAAATAGATAAAAGATAGACTTTTGTTTCAATTATTTGAATATGAGTAATTAATCTTGCACCACCGCTTTTTCCCTTTTGTTTGGAAGCGATGGCAAGTCTGATTTTGAAACAATTATTGCCAATGTTATTTCCTTGTTCAGGATTTTCTTTTAAGGAATTAATGAGGTCAGCATATTCTTTTTTTAAAGAGGGAAACTTTTTAGCTAATCTTTTTAATTGTTTAGCAAAATAAGCGGTAGCCTCAATACTATAACTCATTTAACAATTGCTCTGCAGTTTGCAATTTAATTTTTCCTTGTTTAGCTAATGTAACTTCTTGAACAGATGCTTTTAATTCCTTAAGAAACTTAGCTTTCTTAGCGCTAATTGGCTCAGCTTTAACAAATGATAGGCTATTTAGCAACTCCATCACAAAATCGACTTTGTTGTCTTTAATGTCCAATATTACTTTCATGTTGTTTGAAAATTATTTCTTCATATCAAAAATAAGCAAAAACAATGGATGCTCAAATAATAAAAATCCCGCTAGCCAAGGGTTAACGGGATTTTTGGTTTTGTAATCTTACTTCTTTTTTGAGTAAGCTAAAATCTTTTCGATGGTTTCATCCGAGGGATTTTTTACTAGCTCATCTAGCTGAGGTTTAATGCTGTTGTAAAACATTTGGTCCTGCTGTTCGGCCACATCAGTAGTTTTTTCTACTTTTAGTGGGTTGGGGAAGTTTACAATGTTAGTTGGAGTAGAGGTTTTTGTCATACGCAATCAAAATATTTAGTTTTTTTAAAAATAAACGTAATAACATATATTTTATTTCATTAACTAAATAATTATTTCACTTTTTTAAGATTAATTTTCAAAAACCTTAATGAGTCCATCTAAACAACGTTTTTATGGCAAATTATTTATGCGATTTGCAAAGGTTACGCAAATAGTAGCAGCGGCCGATGTTCTTTAAACCCGACAGCAGTGGAAATACTTTTGCAAGCTGGGCCCTTCGACTTCGCTACCGATGTAAAATCGGCACAAGTCAGGGTGCCAGCAAAAAGATTGAATCGAATGGCGGGGTTGCTTTAGCCAAACGGTACTTACAATCGTTTTCAGCTCTTCGACTACGCTCAGAGTGACAGAGGAGTTAAATTACTCCCTCTCCACTTGGAGAGGGTTGGGGTGAGGCTAAGAATTCTTCGTCGTTACTTCTTTAACCTTCATCATTTTACGCAAATTGCTTAATGCATAACGCATCCGGCCTAAAGCTGTATTAATGCTCACGTCTGTTAAATCTGCAATCTCCTTAAAGCTTAAATCTGCATAATGGCGCATGATTAAAACTTCTTTTTGCTCATCTGGCAAGAGATGTATCATTGCTCTTAAGTCTATGTGGGTTTGTTCACGCAACATTCTTTCTTCTGCACTTTCTTCTAAAATTTGCAAAAGGTTAAGTACGTCGGTGCCATCTGCGCTGGTAATAACTGGGGTACGTTTTTCCTTACGGAAATAATCGATAACCAAATTGTGCGCAATACGCATTACCCAAGGTAAAAATTTACCTTCTTCGTTGTAGCGACCACTGCGGAGCGTATTAATAACTTTGATGAAGGCATCTTGAAAAATGTCTTCGGCTAGGTATTGGTCTTTAACCAATAAATAAATTGAGGTGTATATTTTGGATTTATGTCTTCTTAGTAATTCTTCTAATACAGATTCTTCTCCGCTCAGATATAACTTCACTAAATCCTGATCACTATTCTGCTGTAATTTCATAGGAGTGCGTATAAAAACTATTCTCTTTTTTTATTAAATAATAAATAAGTAGCTGTTTTAATCGATAGCTTTTCTCCTTGTTTTTAAGATGTTGGTTTCTAACTTGTGTGAGTTATGAATACAAAAGACGTATTTTTTTTTAATAATACAACAATAAATATGTTAAATTTTGTAAAATTTTGCAAAACGCATCTTATATGAGGCTTGGTTAAAACCAATTTCGTAATTTTGGGTTATCAAAAAAGCATAGCTAAGAGGCGGTAAATGAGTAAAGAAATAGAGAAAGATCCACACAAGCATATCATTATAAAAGGAGCAAGGGTACACAATCTTAAAAACATTGATGTAGCCATTCCAAAGAACAAATTGGTCGTAATTACTGGGATGTCTGGCTCTGGTAAGTCGTCTTTAGCATTTGATACTTTATATGCTGAAGGTCAGCGTCGTTACGTAGAAAGTCTGTCTTCTTATGCCCGTCAGTTCATGGGCAGAATGAACAAGCCTGATGTAGATTATATTAAAGGTATTGCACCAGCTATCGCGATTGAGCAAAAAGTAATTACCTCAAATCCGCGTTCTACAGTAGGTACTAGTACCGAGATTTACGATTACCTAAAATTGCTTTTCTCTAGAATTGGAGTTACCTATTCGCCCATTTCTGGTGCAGTAGTTAAAAAAGATACCGTTACCACAGTGGTGGATTTTATAATGGCGCTAGGGAAGGATGCGGTGGTTACTATTTTCTGTCCATTACATCCTCATAACAACCGTTCTGTAAAAGAAGAACTAGCTGTATTATTGCAAAAGGGATTTTTAAGGGTTTATTTTAAAAATAAAATAGCCAAGATTGAAGATTTATTAGAAGATGAATCTATAAAGGATATTGAGTTAACGGATACGGAAACCATTAGAATTTTAATTGACCGTATTGTTGTTAATGAGGAAGAAGAAACTTTAAGTCGCATTGCAGATTCTGTGCAAACTGCATTTTTTGAAGGCAAAGGAGATTGTTTTGTAGAACACGAAGGCAAACAAACATTTTTCTGCGACCGTTTTGAATTAGATGGCGTAAAATTCGAGGAACCTACCCCAAACTTTTTCAGTTTTAATAATCCTTAT
The sequence above is drawn from the Pedobacter frigiditerrae genome and encodes:
- the nth gene encoding endonuclease III encodes the protein MLKKERYQLFVKHFAAKQPNAETELHYNNPYQLLVAVILSAQCTDKRINQVTPGLFQRFPNANALAEVTPDIVFDYIRSVSYPNNKAKHLVGMANMLVNEFNNQVPSDIDQLQKMPGVGRKTANVIASVIYDAPAMAVDTHVFRVANRIGLTTGKTPLAVEKDLVKNLPEHTIAMAHHWLILHGRYVCVARSPKCNICEITYMCKYFEKLHKTKEISDVDNFIKIV
- a CDS encoding MFS transporter, yielding MKKSLLPLTLGGLGIGITEFVMMGLLPDIAKDLNVTIPQAGYLISAYALGVVIGAPLLVMAAGKFPPKKILIALMIMFTAFNALSAFAPNFSLLFISRLLSGLPHGAFFGVGSVVASRIAEKGKAAQAVSMMFAGLTIANVLGVPLGTFIGHNFSWRFSFAVVAIVGIITLISLKQWLPALPANKNRDLKAELGFFKKQEAWLIIIMISIGTGGLFTWYSYIAPLMTDVAGFSANSVTYIIMLAGLGMLCGNFIGGYLADKFSPAKASVALLLTMVITLIIVHYTSFNPVLALIMTFITGAVSFALAAPIQMLMITSAKGSEMLAASASQASFNIGNALGAFFGGLPLVYGFDYTWPALVGALMAMIGAMFAFWLIRSHHPAKVKLKAELSV
- a CDS encoding type II toxin-antitoxin system RelE/ParE family toxin — its product is MSYSIEATAYFAKQLKRLAKKFPSLKKEYADLINSLKENPEQGNNIGNNCFKIRLAIASKQKGKSGGARLITHIQIIETKVYLLSIYDKSEQSDISDKDLDNWLKDIE
- a CDS encoding RNA polymerase sigma factor is translated as MKLQQNSDQDLVKLYLSGEESVLEELLRRHKSKIYTSIYLLVKDQYLAEDIFQDAFIKVINTLRSGRYNEEGKFLPWVMRIAHNLVIDYFRKEKRTPVITSADGTDVLNLLQILEESAEERMLREQTHIDLRAMIHLLPDEQKEVLIMRHYADLSFKEIADLTDVSINTALGRMRYALSNLRKMMKVKEVTTKNS